From the Deinococcus aestuarii genome, the window TACCTGGACGAGGTGTACGCCGCCGTCGAGGGGCAGCCGTCCATCCTGCTCGACCAGTTTCTGGAGGGCGCCCTGGAACTCGACGTGGACACCCTCTGCGACGGAGAGCGGGCGGTCGTGGCGGGCATCATGGAGCACGTCGAGGCCGCCGGGGTCCACTCGGGCGACTCCGCGTGCGTGCTGCCCCCGGTGAACCTCTCCCCCGAACTGACGGCGCGCGTGAAGGCCGACACGGAACGCCTCGCCCTGGAGCTGGGCGTGCGGGGCCTGATGAACGTGCAGTGGGCGGTGAAGGACGGCACCGCGTACATCCTGGAGGCCAACCCGCGTGCCAGCCGCACCGTGCCCTTCGTCTCCAAGGCCGTGAACCACCCGCTCGCCAAGAGTGCCGCGCGAATCGCCGTGGGGCAGACGCTGGAGCAGATCGGCTTCACGGAGACGCCCACGCCCCCCATGTACTCGGTCAAGGAGGTCCACCTGCCCTTCCTGAAGTTTGGGGGGGTGCTGCCCGTCCTCGGCCCGGAGATGAAGAGCACGGGCGAGAGCATGGGCATCGACACGGACCCGTACCTCGCCTTCTACCGCGCGGAGCTGGGGGCCAAGAGCAACCTGCCAACCCAAGGCACGGCGCTCCTCCTCGGGGACGGGCTGGAGGGGGTGGCCGCCACGCTGGAGGGCGCGGGGCTGCGGGTCATCCGCGAGCAGGAAGGCGATACACTGCCCGACCTCCTCATCGACGTGACCGCCTCGCCGCTCCTCCGCACCGCCCTGGAACGCGGCAAGCCCATCGTCAGCACCCGCGAAGGCGCCGAGTGGACGGCCAGGGCGATAGAGGCGGCGAAGGGGGAGAAACTTGGGGTGAAGAGCCTTCAGGAGTGGGTTACCACGTAAGCTGAGGGATGAAGAAAATTGGCGACTACATCGTTGGCCCTGCCTCCGAACTCAAGGCTTACCTTGACGACGAGTCGGGGCTACCTGTCCCCTTCAACGACGACGACATACCGTCCCAATTCCGCCCGCTCATCCCACTTATCCGGATATGGGGCATTGGGGACGACGTTTTGCGTGACAGCAGGGTGGAAACTGCCCCCGTAGAAGAGCGGCGGGAGCTGGTTCAAGGTATGGAACACCTCTACCCTGGGTTGGTGAACTGGCTCGGCGGTGACGAGGCTCAGAAGGTACAACAGACAGACGCCTACCATGCCCTGAGCTGCCTGTCCTACGCCTTTGAACTTGCTGCCGTCATCGAATCAGAAAGCGGAGCGTAGCCGACCTTGCCCGGCCAGGGCGATAGCCACGGCGAATGGGAGGGAGTTGGGGGTGCGGAGCTTGCAGGAGTGGGTTGAAGGCTATTTTAAATGATGCGAAGACAATCAATAAAAATTATAGATGGATACACCAACAAGGAGGGTTTGCTAGTCTCCTACGACGTAATCAATATTTCAAGCCACTACGAAAAATCTTTCAACAGTTGGCACCCAGACACCCCTATACAAGAGATAATTACAAAGATAGAGACTATTTGTAAAGATGTTTGCGAAGAGTACCACCCTTTAGATGATATTTCTCTTCGTGTCATTGTAATGAATGATCTGGAGAGGCGAGAGCACTCCAATGGGGTTTGGGCAGAATTTTACCCTCAAGGGGAGTCTAGTGGATATATAGTCCTCAGAATACACAAAACGGGGATTGAGCATATAGAAGCGGCAACTACACATGAACTCTTACACTTTATCCTACAATCTAGAAATTTTCAACGTCTTGCCGAGGGTGACAACAAAATCACACTACTTCAATTTGCGTTGGAAGAGGGTATGGCCGAGTATTTTGTTGCTCA encodes:
- a CDS encoding DUF2268 domain-containing putative Zn-dependent protease (predicted Zn-dependent protease with a strongly conserved HExxH motif) — protein: MMRRQSIKIIDGYTNKEGLLVSYDVINISSHYEKSFNSWHPDTPIQEIITKIETICKDVCEEYHPLDDISLRVIVMNDLERREHSNGVWAEFYPQGESSGYIVLRIHKTGIEHIEAATTHELLHFILQSRNFQRLAEGDNKITLLQFALEEGMAEYFVAQRIGEAFLSNGRTFIDYPEDFLILQKNRDQDYRAETLRNYILSHKPYAVGYQIIKEVYEQKYKNFLVMIGLDEEQIWLDFVDIHPELKGKV